The genomic window ACGACGGCCGGGAGTCTGAGTTGTGCACTCTTTCGGATAACTTCCGGAAAATAGACAAGTTTTTTGACCAGCTCTTTTTCCAGGTCTCCGGAGAACGTCGAGGGAAACACCGGATCCCCCAGCAGATGTTCCAGATTTTTCCTTTCCGCTTCCCGGAAAATCGAAGCGATCCGGGCATGGGCGTATTGCACGTAATAGACCGGATTATCCATCGATTGCTTTCGGGCTTCTTCAATATCGAACTCCAGGTGGGTGGCCGGGTCCCGCATCAAGAAATAATAGCGGGCGACGTCAACGCCTACTTCATCGATCAGATCCCGAAGGGGAACGAATTCTCCTTGGCGGGTGGACATGCGCTCCGGTTGCCCGCCGCGCAGCAGGGTCACAAACTGGACGATGAAGATTTCCAGAAAATCCTCAGGAAGCCCCAGCGCCTGCATCGAAGCCTGCATTCGGGGAATATACCCATGATGGTCCGCACCCCAGATGTCAATCACCCGGTCAAACTGCCGGGCCCATTTATTCCAGTGGTAAGCGATGTCTGAGGTAAAATAAGTAGGCATCCCGTTTTCCCGAACCAGGACCCGGTCTTTGTCGTCTCCCCACTGGGTGGTTTTGAGCCATAAAGCACCGTCCCGGGTATAGGTGTATCCCTTATCCTGTAGGAGGGAAACGACCGACTCCACCTCCCGGTTGTCGAAAAGGGTTTGTTCACTGAACCACACATCGAACTCAACCCGAAAATCACGCAGGTCCCGTCGGATCGATCCCAGGATTTTGCCAATCGCATACTCCCGGAAAAGGCGCAGGCGCTCCGGCTTCGACTGATTCAGCGTGTTCGGGCCATGCTCCTGCAGGCAATCTCGGGCAACCGCGATGAGATATTCACCAAGATATCCACCTTCCGGAATAACCAGAGGTTCTCCAAGAAGTTCACGGATCCGAGCTTCAAGCGAGAGGCCCAGCATATCGATCTGTCGCCCGGCGTCGTTGATATAATACTCCTTTTCTACCTGAAAGCCGGCTTTACGGAGAATACGGGCCAGAGAATCGCCAAAGGCAGCACACTTGCCATGGCCAACATGGAGAGGCCCCGTTGGGTTCACACTGACAAACTCGACCTGTATCCTTTCACCGGCACCAACGTCGAGACAACCGTAGTCGTCACCCTGTTCGAAGATTTCCGGTAAAAAAGAGAGCAGAAAAGAATCATGGAAGAAAAAATTGATAAAACCCGGTCCGGCGACGTCAATTCGGGCTATGTCGCGGAACGCTTCGGAAAGACTGTTTTTCAACTGTTGGGCGACCTGATACGGAGATTGCTTGAGTCGCCTGGAAAGAGAAAAGGCGATATTCGTCGCCAGATCCCCGTGAGATTTGTCTCGTGCCGGTTCAACAGTATAAGTTGGGATATCCAAATGACCGGGAATCTGTTCCTGCAATACCTTTTCCAGTAAACCTTTCACATGCTCAGTTATCAGGTTGCTCATAATACGATCTCCATTTCTGCCGACTCCGATCCCAGCGGACCCCGAGTTCTTTTTATACAAAAAACAGCCCCAACATTTTTCCGGGGCCGTGCTGGACCAGCTGGGTCCTGTATGGATACACACAGGATCGTTTATATACAACTCCAAGAGGTGTTGAAAGCCAGGAATTCGTTTACTTTCACTGCAACATTACATCATTATATAATGTTTAATTTCTATCTTTAACCGGAAAAAGTCCAATCAAGAAAGGAGCTAAGCGGTCGGTACCCCACGGCAGCGTTCAGGAAAATTGAGTATGGGGTAAAAGTACAAAGTTTTTCCACCTATTCGATCATTGTTCACCGATCACCATTTCTACTTAAAGAGGAATAGGTCAAAAATGCCAGGTCAGGGAATCTGGTGGAGGCGGCGGGAATCGAACCCGCGTCCGGAACTCATGAACGATAAGAGCCTACGAGCGTAGCCTCAATTTTGATTTTCGTCTTCTTCCTCTCCCTGAGGCCGGATAGGAAGCCGACTACCCCGGGTATGTCTTACTTCCAGTACCCAGGCGGTTCCGGAAGCCAGCCTGTTTTTTGACGCCGTCCCAGACCGGACAGGCAGCCGCTCCAGGGGCGTGCCGCTTTTAATTAAGCAGCGTAAGCCAGAGTATCGTTGGCGTTTGTACGTTTCCACCTTTTTTACGAGCCCCGGTGGAGACCTCGGCCCGCCTCTTATCATTCATCCGAGAACCGTCGAAACCTTGTCGCCCCCGGATCGTCTTTTGCTCTATTGTAACGGTAACAACCGTCCTTTTCAAGACTCAAACCGCTTCTTTTTCACTCTTTCTAGTTCACGGTTCATTTCCTTTTTCTGGATTTCCCGCCGTCGGTCATACAGTTTTCGGGGCTTAACCAGGGCTATTTCCACTTTTGCCCGGTTTTTATCGGAAAAATAAACGCGCAGAGGGACGATAGTCATTCCTTTTTGATCGGCTTTCGCGCTCCAGCGCACGATTTCTTTCTTGTGCATCAACAGGCGCCTTGTCCGTTTCGGGTCGTGGTTATAAACGCTCCCGAAGTCATATGGCGAGATCTGCAGGTTGAATAACCACATTTCCCCTTTTTCCGAGCGGGCATAGGCGTCGGTCAGGTTGACCATATGGTTTCGCAATGCCTTCACTTCCGTCCCCTGCAGCTCAATGCCGACCTCCAGGGTATCCTCGATCTCGTAGAGATGGCGGGCTTTTCGATTTTGTGAAACGACTTTCATAAAAATCGAACCTTTCACGTAACTTAGAAATAGGAAGAACATCTCTGTGTGCTTTTCTTATTCTGGAAAAAAACAGTATTTTATCAAGATTGATCAGTATAACATCGAGCCTCCGGTTTGCCAAGGGAAGGCAAACAGACTATCATACATAACGGACGGAGGAAAAAATTAAGAATTCAGACGGGGGAGTCGCGGGGACAGGAAAAAGAGGCCAATAGGGAAGGTTAACAGTGGTTGTGACCTTCCCGGGGGACTCTTGTTGCGTTAGCGCATTTACACGACCACGCACACACAGGAGGATGATCGAGTGATAGATAGTAGGATCCCTTTACTGGATGACGTCAGACTATGGATTGATCTTTACGGGAAAAAGGTGGCGAGTCTGCGCGACCAAAGAAATACTGAAATTGAACTCCTGCGGTTACGGGATTCGATTCAGGACGCCCTTGATCATTACCGGGAAAAGGGAGCATATCTCGATCCGGAATGCACACGCTTGGGCAATCATGACAGCGCATTTCAGGGAAAGGCATTTACTTTTGTCCGAATGACCGGCAGCAAAAAGTTGGCGAACGCTCGCAATCTCCTTACGCCGGCTCCGGAACGGTGGTGGTGGTTTCTCGATCGTACGGTTTCGGAACAAAAGAGGCGATGGTTAAAAAAATTTCTCAAAAACCTGTCGATCGCCGTGAGCATCTTTTTGGTTGTTTATTTTGTATTTCTTCGGCTTCCCCCCGATGAGAAAAAGTATTTTGACGTCCTGTCTTCCATCGAACAGATCGCCGACGACTTCACCCGGACGCCATACCCCGCACAACAGGAGATCCTTCTCCAGGAAGGGTATGAGTTGAGCCTCTCTATCCAAAATCTCTTTCCCGAACGCTCAAATCCTTACCTGATTGCCGGGGTGATTCAGGAAATCCGCAGCCAGGAACCGGTTGCGTCGACCCTCCTTGCCGAGGCCGCTATGCGTTTTGAAGACGAAAAGGATTTCCTGGTGGAAAAAGCGGGATGGTTCATCCGCTTTGGAAAGCTCGATGCCGCCTTCAATAGTGTTGCTTTGGCGCTGGAAGGGGATCGGAACCATCTTGGCGCCTGGAACCTGCAAGGGATGATCTTCGAAATGCAGGGAAACATCCCGGAAGCGCTTAGGACTTACGAACGGGTGCTCGAGTTGGCCGAGGAACAAGGAGTGACCACCCTCATTCCGATTACCCGGATAAAAATGGCCATGCTGCGACTGCGCCCGCCCATGCCGGTTCCCTGAAAAAAATGTTCGAATACATCTGGACGGCCAAACTCATAAAGTATCGGACAAAATTTCCGGAACCGTACGGGTGGCGAGAAGATCAATATCCTGGGCAAGAAGGTTTCGGACAATCACCGCCCCCCGCTGGATAGGCGCCACAACCTCGAGGGACTTGACTGTCTGCATCAATTCCGGAATCAGGCGCAGGGGAAACGGCGCGCTGGTTCTGACCGGAAGCCGGCGGATGATCCCGTTTTGAATTCTCACCGTAGTGGTGACTACGCGCCGGGGATCGGTCAATTCCCGACGAGCGTACCCTTCCCCCCTCGCGCAAGAGTGCCCATCAAAGCGAACCGCTAAAACATCCTGTCGTACGGCGATTTGGCAGCCCAGCGGGCAAACTGTACAAATCAGGTCACGAGATTCCTTCAATGGCTTTTCCTCTGATATCCACATACACCGGTCCTCCTTTATCCGGCCAGGGAATGGTTGCAATATCCAGACGGATCATTTCGCTAGGACGGCACACCGGAATTCTTCTTTGGAAAAATGCCTCATCCCGGTGGATTAGCCGTACAACGCCGTCGGCCAGAGCTATCGAAGGCCTAATGAAAAGATCTCCCTCTTCCATCGAGCGGATGATTTGGGGAATCACCAGCCGCACGCTCGCAGCGCGATGAAGTGTATAACGAACCGAGCCTTGAGGCGCAAACTCCGCTGCCCTTCTGCCAGCCCGCTCAGACACTATACTAACGTAATCAACCAGGTCAAACACCGCGGAAACGTTCCCGCAGGCATAATACCCAGGGATCTCCGTCTGAAATGATTCGTCGACAAAGGGACCTCCACTGGCTCCGTAGATAGGGATTCCAGCTTTGCGGGAGAGTTCGTTTTCCGGAATGAGACCGACCGATAACAGCACCGTATCGCATTCCAAGTCCTTTTCCGTCCCCGGTATGGGAATCCAATCCCGGTTGACCCGGCTTAAAGTAATCCCGTTCACCCGGTCTTTTCCATGAATCTGAGTGATAGTGTGGGAAAAGAGCAATGGAATATCGAAGTCAAGCAGGCACTGGACATAGTTTCTGACCAATCCGCTCAGGGAATCCCGGATTTCCACCACCGCCTGTACCCGAACTCCTTCCAGCATCAACCGCCGGGCAACGATCAACCCGATATCACCGGAACCAAGAATAACCACCTTTGTTCCGGGTAAAAAACCTTCCACATTAATCAGGTACTGGGCCAGCCCGGCAGTGAGAACCCCTGCCGGTCGGGAACCGGGGATCAGAAGCATATCCCGGGTTTTTTCTCGACATCCCATGGCCAATATCACCGAATGGGCCCGGATAGTATGTACCCCTTGCCGATTAACCGCCCGAATGGTCCGGTCCGGGGTGGCATTGAGGGCTGTAGTGCCGGTCATGACTTCTACTCCGGTATTTTCCAGTTTCGCCTGGTATTCTTCGGCGTATTCGGGACCGGTAAGTTCTTTTCCGAAAACGTTAAGACCGAAACCGGGATGGATACACTGATTGAGTATGCCTCCCAGATGTTTTCCGCGTTCCAGCAGGATCACCTGAGCGGCCCCGTTTTCCCAGGCAGATAGGGCTGCCGCCATGCCGGCCGGGCCGCCTCCCACCACCACCACATCAGCCGACAGATCAACCGGCATAAGTCTTTTCCCTTTCCTTGGTTTCCAGTAATAAGAACCGTGAGTCGGGTCCTGATTTAAGGAGTTCAAGAGGTTTCAGCCCCCTGACTTCCGATAGGATGCGGGGTAGGTTCATCAGGCAAAAACTACCCTGGCAACGGCCGGCCGTGACCCGAATCCTCTTTTTCAAGCTATCGAGAGTCGCGCATCCCGGCGAGTGCAGCAAGATATGTTTCACTTCGGCCAGAGTCACTTCTTCACAACGGCAGACGATTTTCCCCCAATCGGGATCCTGGGAAATCAGACGGTCCCGGGTTGCCCAGTCGGTTTCCCGAAACACCGGAAAGGCCCGCCGCCGGACAAAGCGTGTTTTCTCCCGCTGGTTAAGACCCCGGGTCTGCAATAGGTCCCCAACGTACTCGGCGATTCCAAACGCTGCAGTCAGACCGGGGGATTCCGCCCCGGCAATGTGAAGAACCCTGGAATATTGAGTGGAAAAGAAAATATAAAAATCCCGGTCGGGCAGTGTCGGCCGCACACCGGCAAAAAGGTGAATGGTCTGTTCCAAGGGGATTCCCGGAGCCAGTCGGCGGGCTCCGGCGGCCACTTCGCGCAATCCCCGGTGTGTGGTAACAACTGTCTCCCGGTCTAAAAATTCAAAATTAGGACCGGCTAGGACGTTCCCTTCCGGGGTGGGACACACCAGGATTCCCTTACTCTTTTCTCCGGGCACAGGATACAACACCCGATTGACGAAACCGTCGCACTCCCGGTCCAGCAGATAATACTCTCCCCGGACCGGCAACAAGGGAGCCAAAGAATCACCCGTACCCTGAATCAGGTCTGGCGCTCCGAATCCTCCGGCAGTGACCACATACGAGGTTTTATAAACCCGATTTGGAGTTTTCAAGCGAATCTGCGATCGGTCGTTCTCAAATCCCTCAACCTGTTCTCCGAATTGGAGATCAACACCGTTCAATCGGGCTGTTTCCGCCAGACCGATGGTCAGATGAAATGGAGAGATGACAGCGACATGAGGATCGAGATACGCCGCATACAGCGCCGGGTTCACGTTGGGTTCTATCATCAGGGTTTCCTGTGGTCCGAGGATTTCGCTGTCCGGATACTGCCCCCGCTCTTCGATCAGGCGTAAATAGTCTACTTCAGCTTTTTCCAGGGCCACGGTCAGAGCTCCACAGCGGCGGACCATGAGATCGCATTCAGTGATGGCTTGTTCCAATCGTTCCAGGGATCTGAGATGCATGGCTCCCTTGAGGCTTTCCGGTGTCCAGTAGCTGCGTGAATGCATGACCCCGGAGTTGGCTTTGCTCACCCCGCAACACAAATCGGATTCCTTTTCCAGGAGGAGGACGGCCAGGTCAAACCGGGAGAAATACCAAGCCAGGGCACAGCCCACAACACCGCCGCCGACAATGATCAAGTCATAGCTTTTCATCGTGACGACTCCATCCCCGAACCCGTTCGATCCCCCGCTGCCATTTCGCGAGGTATCTTCGCCTTTCGCTTTCGGACATTTTCGGCGTATACAGAGTACCGGAGAACCTTTTTTCCAGTAAGTACTCTTGCTCGAGATAGCCCAGCCGGTTGGCCATTAAAAAGAAAACGCCCAGTGAGGTGGCTTCCGGATCAGGAAACAGACGGATATTTTTCCCGGAAACATCAGCCTGGAATTGCATGAGGAAGGCGTTTTGGCTCATTCCTCCATCCACAGTAATTTCCGTGATACCAGGTACGCTCAGACACAGTTGCTCGATAAGCGCAGCAGACTCCAGGGCCACCGCCTCCAGGCAAGCTCGGACGATTTCTGCCCTGCCCACCGCGGGGGTTAACCCCAACATTGCACCCCGGGCATAGGGGTCCCAATGCGGAGCGCCTAAGCCGCAAAAAGCCGGTATGATCACCAAATCATCTATGGTTCTGGCCTGCCGGGCCAAATCATCGGTTTCTCCGGCATGAGTGATCAGCCCGGTGTTCTTCAGCCACTCCATGAGCGCCCCGGCACTGAAGGCACTGGCCTCCAGAGCGAAAACCGGCCGGTCCGATACCTGGGAAGCCAGAGTGACGATCAATCCTTCCGAATGACAGGGGGTGGTATCGCCACAGTGGGCCAGCAAAAAACTCCCTGTTCCGTAAGTATTTTTCACATCGCCAGGCTTCAAGCAACCTTGTCCCAGAAATGAAGACTGCTGATCACCAAGCATCGCTAAAATCGGAACCGTTCCCCGACGGGTCTTTGTCTCGCCAAAGCGATGGAATGAGGAAACCGCTCGGGGAAAATTAACCCCCTCGAGGGAAAACATTCTAATGATCTCTCGATCCCATTCCAACGAGAAGATATTGTACACCATGGTCCTTGAAGCATTAGTATAGTCGGTCAGGTAAGACTGACCACCGGTCAGTTTCCAAAGAAGGAAGGAATCGAGGGTTCCAAAATAGGGAACGGTACCTTTAGGTACGTGCTCAAGCAACCAGACCAGCTTACTCAAAGAGAAATACGGATCGAGGATTAATCCGGTCCGGCTATAGAGAAACCCTCGCTCTTTCTGGTGCGCCTCACACCACGGCGAGGTCCGCCGATCCTGCCAGACGATGGCCGGGTAAAGCGGTGTTCCCCCTCCATCCCAAATCACCGTGGTTTCCCGCTGGGTGGCTAATCCGATTCCCTCCAGGGGAACGTCAATCTTCCCGAGAGCTTCTTGCACCGACCAGGCAATCGCTTCGGGATCGCATTCCACCCATCCCGGTTTCGGATAGG from Atribacteraceae bacterium includes these protein-coding regions:
- the argS gene encoding arginine--tRNA ligase produces the protein MSNLITEHVKGLLEKVLQEQIPGHLDIPTYTVEPARDKSHGDLATNIAFSLSRRLKQSPYQVAQQLKNSLSEAFRDIARIDVAGPGFINFFFHDSFLLSFLPEIFEQGDDYGCLDVGAGERIQVEFVSVNPTGPLHVGHGKCAAFGDSLARILRKAGFQVEKEYYINDAGRQIDMLGLSLEARIRELLGEPLVIPEGGYLGEYLIAVARDCLQEHGPNTLNQSKPERLRLFREYAIGKILGSIRRDLRDFRVEFDVWFSEQTLFDNREVESVVSLLQDKGYTYTRDGALWLKTTQWGDDKDRVLVRENGMPTYFTSDIAYHWNKWARQFDRVIDIWGADHHGYIPRMQASMQALGLPEDFLEIFIVQFVTLLRGGQPERMSTRQGEFVPLRDLIDEVGVDVARYYFLMRDPATHLEFDIEEARKQSMDNPVYYVQYAHARIASIFREAERKNLEHLLGDPVFPSTFSGDLEKELVKKLVYFPEVIRKSAQLRLPAVV
- the smpB gene encoding SsrA-binding protein SmpB, coding for MKVVSQNRKARHLYEIEDTLEVGIELQGTEVKALRNHMVNLTDAYARSEKGEMWLFNLQISPYDFGSVYNHDPKRTRRLLMHKKEIVRWSAKADQKGMTIVPLRVYFSDKNRAKVEIALVKPRKLYDRRREIQKKEMNRELERVKKKRFES
- a CDS encoding tetratricopeptide repeat protein — protein: MIDSRIPLLDDVRLWIDLYGKKVASLRDQRNTEIELLRLRDSIQDALDHYREKGAYLDPECTRLGNHDSAFQGKAFTFVRMTGSKKLANARNLLTPAPERWWWFLDRTVSEQKRRWLKKFLKNLSIAVSIFLVVYFVFLRLPPDEKKYFDVLSSIEQIADDFTRTPYPAQQEILLQEGYELSLSIQNLFPERSNPYLIAGVIQEIRSQEPVASTLLAEAAMRFEDEKDFLVEKAGWFIRFGKLDAAFNSVALALEGDRNHLGAWNLQGMIFEMQGNIPEALRTYERVLELAEEQGVTTLIPITRIKMAMLRLRPPMPVP
- a CDS encoding DUF1667 domain-containing protein → MWISEEKPLKESRDLICTVCPLGCQIAVRQDVLAVRFDGHSCARGEGYARRELTDPRRVVTTTVRIQNGIIRRLPVRTSAPFPLRLIPELMQTVKSLEVVAPIQRGAVIVRNLLAQDIDLLATRTVPEILSDTL
- a CDS encoding FAD-dependent oxidoreductase, producing the protein MPVDLSADVVVVGGGPAGMAAALSAWENGAAQVILLERGKHLGGILNQCIHPGFGLNVFGKELTGPEYAEEYQAKLENTGVEVMTGTTALNATPDRTIRAVNRQGVHTIRAHSVILAMGCREKTRDMLLIPGSRPAGVLTAGLAQYLINVEGFLPGTKVVILGSGDIGLIVARRLMLEGVRVQAVVEIRDSLSGLVRNYVQCLLDFDIPLLFSHTITQIHGKDRVNGITLSRVNRDWIPIPGTEKDLECDTVLLSVGLIPENELSRKAGIPIYGASGGPFVDESFQTEIPGYYACGNVSAVFDLVDYVSIVSERAGRRAAEFAPQGSVRYTLHRAASVRLVIPQIIRSMEEGDLFIRPSIALADGVVRLIHRDEAFFQRRIPVCRPSEMIRLDIATIPWPDKGGPVYVDIRGKAIEGIS
- a CDS encoding FAD-dependent oxidoreductase, which translates into the protein MKSYDLIIVGGGVVGCALAWYFSRFDLAVLLLEKESDLCCGVSKANSGVMHSRSYWTPESLKGAMHLRSLERLEQAITECDLMVRRCGALTVALEKAEVDYLRLIEERGQYPDSEILGPQETLMIEPNVNPALYAAYLDPHVAVISPFHLTIGLAETARLNGVDLQFGEQVEGFENDRSQIRLKTPNRVYKTSYVVTAGGFGAPDLIQGTGDSLAPLLPVRGEYYLLDRECDGFVNRVLYPVPGEKSKGILVCPTPEGNVLAGPNFEFLDRETVVTTHRGLREVAAGARRLAPGIPLEQTIHLFAGVRPTLPDRDFYIFFSTQYSRVLHIAGAESPGLTAAFGIAEYVGDLLQTRGLNQREKTRFVRRRAFPVFRETDWATRDRLISQDPDWGKIVCRCEEVTLAEVKHILLHSPGCATLDSLKKRIRVTAGRCQGSFCLMNLPRILSEVRGLKPLELLKSGPDSRFLLLETKEREKTYAG
- a CDS encoding FGGY family carbohydrate kinase, with the protein product MDRYFLTIDLGTTSVKLMVWDRTGKTISREVYPVELAYPKPGWVECDPEAIAWSVQEALGKIDVPLEGIGLATQRETTVIWDGGGTPLYPAIVWQDRRTSPWCEAHQKERGFLYSRTGLILDPYFSLSKLVWLLEHVPKGTVPYFGTLDSFLLWKLTGGQSYLTDYTNASRTMVYNIFSLEWDREIIRMFSLEGVNFPRAVSSFHRFGETKTRRGTVPILAMLGDQQSSFLGQGCLKPGDVKNTYGTGSFLLAHCGDTTPCHSEGLIVTLASQVSDRPVFALEASAFSAGALMEWLKNTGLITHAGETDDLARQARTIDDLVIIPAFCGLGAPHWDPYARGAMLGLTPAVGRAEIVRACLEAVALESAALIEQLCLSVPGITEITVDGGMSQNAFLMQFQADVSGKNIRLFPDPEATSLGVFFLMANRLGYLEQEYLLEKRFSGTLYTPKMSESERRRYLAKWQRGIERVRGWSRHDEKL